A DNA window from bacterium contains the following coding sequences:
- the rfbB gene encoding dTDP-glucose 4,6-dehydratase: MSYKVLVTGGAGFIGSNFVRLLITQPDIEKVVILDKLTYAGSLDNLEGVLDDPRTTFIKGDIAEPDDAFRAMKGCDWVINFAAESHVDRSINDPAPFMRTNVEGVRVLLEVARELKPKIFLQVSTDEVYGPIIEGCVDESAPLKPSSPYSASKAAADMLCNAYYVTFGVPVIIARSANNYGPYQYPEKLIPRFVSLALMNEPLPIYGDGLHMRDWLYVEDNCRALLLLLRKGKPGEIYNIGASEIKHNIDVAKLLLDILGKPHSLIKHVDDRPGHDRRYCVDWSKIKALGWEPNADFSEKFRETIIWFKKRHEWLLKKSREAEEFYKKARAK; encoded by the coding sequence ATGAGTTACAAGGTTTTGGTAACAGGCGGAGCGGGATTTATAGGCTCTAATTTCGTAAGACTGCTAATAACCCAGCCGGACATCGAGAAAGTCGTTATTCTCGACAAGCTTACCTACGCTGGAAGCCTCGATAACCTTGAAGGAGTCCTTGACGACCCGCGAACAACATTCATAAAAGGCGACATAGCTGAGCCTGACGATGCCTTTCGCGCCATGAAAGGATGCGATTGGGTTATAAATTTTGCCGCTGAATCCCATGTTGACCGTTCGATAAACGACCCCGCACCATTCATGAGAACCAATGTAGAGGGCGTGAGAGTGCTCCTTGAAGTGGCACGAGAACTCAAACCCAAAATTTTCCTTCAGGTGTCAACGGATGAAGTCTACGGACCTATCATCGAAGGATGCGTCGACGAAAGTGCACCTCTTAAACCATCAAGTCCATACTCAGCATCAAAAGCGGCTGCAGACATGCTGTGCAACGCATATTATGTAACATTCGGTGTGCCTGTTATTATCGCCCGAAGCGCAAACAACTATGGACCATATCAATATCCTGAAAAACTTATTCCACGATTCGTATCTTTAGCGCTTATGAACGAACCTCTTCCCATCTACGGCGATGGTCTCCATATGCGAGATTGGCTGTATGTTGAGGACAACTGTCGCGCACTGCTTTTGCTCCTCAGAAAAGGCAAACCGGGCGAAATCTATAACATCGGTGCATCAGAAATAAAGCACAACATAGATGTAGCAAAACTTCTTCTCGACATACTTGGTAAACCGCACTCGCTTATAAAACATGTTGACGACCGCCCAGGGCACGACCGCAGGTATTGCGTTGACTGGTCGAAAATAAAAGCCCTCGGATGGGAACCAAACGCTGATTTTTCCGAAAAATTCAGGGAAACAATAATTTGGTTTAAAAAAAGGCACGAATGGCTTCTTAAAAAGTCGCGGGAAGCCGAAGAATTTTATAAAAAAGCAAGAGCAAAATGA
- a CDS encoding phosphoribosylglycinamide formyltransferase, translating to MNEEGEKLRIAVFASGRGTDLQSIIDAIEAGKLDARIVMVLSNKKDAMALERARKHRIPAVYLSSKDFDKRDKFVSTMLEELERHGANFIALAGYLRKVPPEVIQKYRNRIVNIHPALLPSFGGKGMYGMRVHEAVIEYGCKVTGVTIHIVDEHYDHGPVVAQRCVEVRDDDTPETLAARVLEVEHQLYPEVLQWFAEGKVEVIGRKVLIKE from the coding sequence ATGAACGAGGAAGGCGAGAAATTACGCATTGCAGTTTTTGCCTCGGGGAGAGGAACTGACCTGCAGTCAATAATCGACGCTATCGAAGCAGGGAAACTTGATGCGCGGATAGTCATGGTTCTTTCCAACAAGAAAGATGCTATGGCGCTTGAACGCGCACGAAAACACAGAATACCAGCCGTCTATCTTTCGAGCAAGGATTTTGATAAGCGAGACAAGTTCGTCTCAACCATGCTTGAGGAGCTTGAACGACACGGCGCGAACTTTATAGCTCTTGCGGGCTACCTTCGCAAAGTGCCACCTGAGGTTATCCAGAAATATCGCAACAGAATAGTAAACATTCATCCTGCGCTTCTGCCGAGTTTCGGTGGGAAGGGAATGTATGGGATGCGTGTTCACGAAGCTGTCATAGAGTATGGCTGTAAAGTCACTGGTGTCACGATTCACATTGTCGATGAGCACTACGACCACGGACCAGTGGTGGCACAAAGGTGCGTTGAGGTTCGCGACGACGACACACCAGAAACACTCGCCGCCCGCGTTCTCGAAGTGGAACATCAGCTCTACCCCGAGGTGCTTCAGTGGTTCGCCGAAGGAAAAGTCGAGGTAATAGGCAGAAAAGTATTAATCAAGGAGTGA